The following coding sequences are from one Streptomyces sp. NBC_01232 window:
- a CDS encoding GNAT family N-acetyltransferase produces the protein MINSIPPVVPAGRMRALPQPEFELPGGMLLRPWAAYDIPALVESCLDPDIRHWNRPALLTPAEAEERIARWHARWQAEEAAIWAVAPAAGGPAVGLIGVGDLDLAGGSGEILYWLLPAGRGRGVMVPATERVSRWAFEDLGLQRVRITHSVANPASCAIATKAGFPLEGTMRGALLHADGWHDEHLHARLRTDAPA, from the coding sequence ATGATCAACTCCATACCTCCCGTGGTCCCCGCCGGTCGGATGCGCGCCCTGCCGCAGCCCGAGTTCGAGTTGCCGGGCGGCATGCTGCTGCGCCCCTGGGCGGCGTACGACATTCCCGCGCTCGTCGAGTCCTGCCTCGACCCTGACATCCGGCACTGGAACCGGCCCGCCCTCCTCACCCCCGCCGAGGCCGAGGAACGGATCGCCCGCTGGCACGCCCGCTGGCAGGCCGAGGAGGCCGCGATCTGGGCCGTCGCCCCCGCCGCCGGAGGCCCGGCGGTCGGCCTCATCGGCGTCGGCGACCTCGACCTCGCGGGCGGCAGCGGCGAGATCCTCTACTGGCTGCTGCCCGCCGGACGCGGCCGCGGGGTCATGGTGCCGGCCACCGAACGCGTCAGCCGCTGGGCCTTCGAGGACCTGGGCCTGCAGCGCGTACGGATCACCCATTCCGTGGCCAACCCGGCCTCCTGCGCCATCGCGACCAAGGCCGGCTTCCCCCTGGAGGGCACCATGCGCGGAGCCCTCCTGCACGCGGACGGCTGGCACGACGAGCACCTGCACGCCCGCCTGCGCACCGACGCTCCGGCGTAG
- a CDS encoding pyridoxamine 5'-phosphate oxidase family protein, whose protein sequence is MPVANPWLAGPSPKQRLDRERLEERILNLLSSQNMCVLATAGPEGPLATPVRYFHLDFAVMFSTAAGSPKMRNLAADPRVSVGIFAPLVGQASSRGAQLFGRARVLSESDADFEHYWPAFRWQSDHVERSRSLDEPQSGPLVVIEAERIVYTEHWLRRDGFAPRQFWTRADTSAGS, encoded by the coding sequence ATGCCTGTGGCCAATCCGTGGCTGGCCGGCCCGTCACCGAAGCAGCGGCTCGATCGCGAGCGGCTGGAAGAGCGCATACTCAACCTGCTGTCGTCGCAGAACATGTGCGTGCTCGCGACGGCGGGACCGGAGGGGCCGCTCGCGACGCCCGTGCGGTACTTCCACCTCGACTTCGCGGTGATGTTCTCCACGGCCGCAGGTTCGCCGAAGATGAGGAACCTTGCCGCGGATCCCAGGGTGTCGGTGGGGATCTTCGCTCCGCTGGTCGGGCAGGCCAGCAGCCGAGGCGCCCAGCTCTTCGGCCGGGCTCGCGTCCTGTCCGAGAGCGACGCGGATTTCGAGCACTACTGGCCGGCCTTCCGCTGGCAGTCCGACCATGTCGAGCGGTCGCGTTCTCTCGACGAACCGCAGTCGGGGCCGCTCGTCGTGATCGAGGCCGAGCGGATCGTCTATACCGAGCACTGGCTGCGGCGCGACGGGTTCGCGCCGCGTCAGTTCTGGACCCGGGCGGACACGTCGGCGGGATCCTGA
- a CDS encoding amidase, with amino-acid sequence MSESVAAAEFAFELGWKLRGLETALAPRGVCGPEAGDPKPPPPPGRQRFTLVHCPLEGYPGFDDPRYEGLRASPPQGCTVEDFGGCFGLRCERPGGRLLDAVAELCAEIRTGHGLLMTGLGIDKLWEWSEDGTDGWGAEIVGQLLLMAAERGPRLGYGVDDLEGFLRTAAG; translated from the coding sequence GTGAGCGAGTCGGTTGCGGCCGCGGAGTTCGCCTTCGAGCTCGGCTGGAAGCTGCGGGGCCTGGAGACGGCACTCGCGCCGCGCGGGGTGTGCGGGCCGGAGGCGGGCGATCCGAAGCCTCCTCCACCGCCCGGGCGGCAGCGGTTCACGCTGGTGCACTGCCCGCTGGAGGGGTATCCGGGGTTCGACGATCCGCGGTACGAGGGGCTCCGGGCGAGCCCCCCGCAGGGGTGCACGGTCGAGGACTTCGGCGGGTGCTTCGGGCTGCGGTGCGAGCGGCCGGGCGGGCGGCTGCTCGACGCGGTGGCGGAGCTGTGCGCGGAGATCCGTACTGGACACGGCCTGCTCATGACCGGCCTCGGCATCGACAAGCTGTGGGAGTGGTCCGAGGACGGTACCGACGGCTGGGGCGCCGAGATCGTGGGTCAGCTGCTGCTGATGGCCGCCGAGCGGGGGCCGAGGCTCGGCTACGGCGTCGATGACCTGGAGGGGTTCTTGCGGACCGCCGCCGGCTGA
- a CDS encoding helix-turn-helix domain-containing protein produces the protein MPRKNLDPSSSPRALLGAELRVARERVGLSQAELGERLFVSGSFIGQLEAGTRRMHLDFARQIDEILDTGGFFLRNCEAAAESKYPDHFAEAAEAEARAREIREYAPQLIPGLLQTEAYAREVFQAGHPTATEEKIDELVTNRLARAALLNQPTTPLLWCVLDEAVLRRAGGNPAVRVEALRHIASLMRARRIIVQVLPFSAGLHAAMGGAIKLMSFDDAPPLSYVEGMGTGLLFDDPATVAHHTLTYDLLTANALSPRKSLALIESVAEDYEHDQHA, from the coding sequence ATGCCACGAAAGAACCTCGACCCCTCCTCGTCACCCCGCGCCCTGTTGGGCGCGGAGCTGCGCGTAGCGCGCGAACGCGTGGGCCTGAGCCAGGCCGAACTCGGCGAACGCCTCTTCGTGAGCGGCTCGTTCATCGGCCAGCTCGAAGCGGGCACCCGACGGATGCACCTCGACTTCGCCCGCCAGATCGACGAGATCCTCGATACGGGAGGCTTCTTCCTCCGCAACTGCGAGGCAGCGGCCGAGTCGAAGTACCCGGACCACTTCGCGGAGGCAGCCGAAGCTGAGGCTCGGGCAAGGGAAATCCGGGAGTACGCCCCGCAGCTGATCCCTGGACTGCTCCAGACGGAGGCTTACGCGCGGGAGGTGTTCCAGGCCGGGCATCCGACTGCAACAGAGGAGAAGATCGACGAACTCGTCACGAACCGACTGGCCCGCGCAGCACTGCTCAACCAGCCAACAACCCCTTTGTTGTGGTGCGTCCTCGACGAGGCGGTGCTGCGCCGCGCCGGGGGCAACCCAGCCGTCCGGGTCGAGGCCCTGCGCCACATCGCAAGTCTGATGCGGGCCCGCCGCATCATCGTTCAGGTATTGCCCTTCAGTGCTGGCTTGCATGCGGCCATGGGGGGCGCCATCAAGTTGATGTCGTTCGACGACGCTCCCCCGCTCTCCTACGTCGAAGGCATGGGAACAGGGCTCCTTTTCGACGATCCGGCGACAGTCGCTCATCACACGCTGACCTACGATCTCCTCACGGCCAACGCGCTTTCCCCGCGGAAGTCCCTGGCCTTGATCGAGTCCGTGGCGGAGGATTACGAACATGACCAGCACGCCTGA
- a CDS encoding DUF397 domain-containing protein produces MTSTPDYDLTTAIWRKSSYSDASGGNCLEVAEGHPGLVPVRDSKQPEGPHVVFHAQAWARFVGSLRDRW; encoded by the coding sequence ATGACCAGCACGCCTGACTACGACCTGACGACGGCCATCTGGCGCAAATCCAGCTACAGCGACGCAAGCGGCGGCAACTGCCTCGAGGTGGCCGAGGGCCACCCCGGCCTCGTGCCCGTCCGGGACTCCAAGCAGCCCGAAGGCCCGCACGTGGTGTTCCACGCGCAGGCCTGGGCCCGGTTCGTCGGGTCGCTCAGAGACCGTTGGTGA
- a CDS encoding S8 family peptidase — translation MTAYILDSGIDFRHTEFGGRARAGFDAIGDGRNGADCNGHGTHVAGTVGGETFGVAHKVSLVSVRVLGCDGRGPWSGIIAGLEWVADNARQPAVLNASLGGDRFEPVNTVTNALFNRGVLPIVAAGNDNIDARRVSPASTSNAVTVGATNRFDQETDFSNWGEVLDLYAPGQDIISARMGGGSVSLSGTSMAAPHVAGVAALYKAAHPTASPTEVTNFLKNEATEDVIQNLSDNGPDKLLFTNGL, via the coding sequence GTGACGGCGTACATCCTCGACAGCGGCATCGACTTCAGGCACACCGAGTTCGGGGGCCGCGCACGTGCCGGCTTCGACGCGATCGGCGACGGCCGCAACGGCGCGGACTGCAACGGCCACGGCACGCACGTCGCGGGTACGGTCGGCGGCGAGACCTTCGGTGTGGCGCACAAGGTGAGCCTGGTCAGCGTCCGGGTGCTCGGCTGCGACGGCCGGGGCCCGTGGTCGGGGATCATCGCGGGTCTGGAGTGGGTGGCCGACAACGCCCGGCAGCCGGCCGTCCTGAACGCCTCGCTCGGCGGCGACCGGTTCGAGCCGGTCAACACCGTCACGAACGCGCTGTTCAACCGGGGTGTGCTGCCGATCGTCGCGGCGGGGAACGACAACATCGACGCCCGCCGCGTCTCGCCGGCGTCCACCTCCAACGCCGTGACGGTCGGTGCGACCAACCGCTTCGACCAGGAGACCGACTTCTCCAACTGGGGCGAGGTCCTCGACCTCTACGCCCCCGGCCAGGACATCATCTCCGCGCGGATGGGCGGCGGCAGCGTATCGCTGAGCGGCACCTCCATGGCCGCGCCGCACGTCGCCGGGGTGGCGGCCCTCTACAAGGCCGCGCACCCCACGGCGAGCCCGACCGAGGTGACGAACTTCCTGAAGAACGAGGCCACGGAGGACGTCATCCAGAACCTCAGCGACAACGGCCCCGACAAGCTGCTGTTCACCAACGGTCTCTGA
- a CDS encoding S8 family peptidase — protein MRLLARVAAAALLTVTPIAAGRASAAAPEPTPAPLKTAANAVPGQYIVTLEKGQDAAKVVQRLGLKATFIYTAALNGFAVPLTPLQLTIVRNSLGVKSVEEDAKVQSVPRPATAPGTRAPSNSWGLDRIDQKELPLDDNFTPEGNGAGVTAYILDTGIDYAHTEFGGPDASRASLGFDAVGDGRNGQDCQGHGTHVAGTVAGKTYGVASKAKLVSVRVLGCDGKGTWSGIIAGLDWVAKNAKQPAVLNASLGGERSDAVNAAADAVTDAGVLPVVAAGNSASDACNVSPASASRVLTVGAVTRYDEESDFSNYGSCLTLYAPGGAIVSAKLGGGSVALDGTSMAAPHVTGVAVLYKAKNPAATPEDINEFIEQESSKDVLSKLSPASPNKLLYTAGL, from the coding sequence ATGCGCCTGCTCGCACGTGTGGCCGCCGCCGCGCTCCTCACCGTCACTCCGATCGCGGCGGGTCGTGCCTCGGCCGCCGCCCCGGAGCCGACCCCGGCCCCGCTGAAGACGGCCGCCAACGCGGTGCCCGGTCAGTACATCGTGACCTTGGAGAAGGGTCAGGACGCGGCGAAGGTCGTCCAGCGGCTGGGTCTGAAGGCGACGTTCATCTACACCGCGGCGCTCAACGGCTTCGCCGTCCCGCTGACCCCGCTCCAGCTGACGATCGTCCGCAACAGCCTGGGGGTGAAGTCGGTCGAGGAGGACGCGAAGGTGCAGTCGGTGCCGCGTCCGGCCACCGCGCCGGGTACCCGTGCACCCTCGAACTCGTGGGGGCTGGACCGCATCGACCAGAAGGAACTGCCGCTCGACGACAACTTCACCCCCGAGGGGAATGGCGCCGGGGTGACCGCGTACATCCTCGACACGGGCATCGACTACGCCCACACCGAGTTCGGCGGGCCCGACGCCAGCCGTGCCTCCTTGGGCTTCGACGCCGTGGGCGACGGCCGCAACGGCCAGGACTGCCAAGGCCACGGCACGCACGTCGCGGGCACGGTCGCGGGCAAGACGTACGGGGTCGCGAGCAAGGCGAAGCTCGTCAGCGTCCGCGTCCTCGGCTGTGACGGCAAGGGCACCTGGTCGGGCATCATCGCGGGGCTGGACTGGGTGGCCAAGAACGCCAAGCAGCCGGCCGTGCTGAACGCCTCCCTGGGCGGTGAAAGGTCCGATGCGGTGAACGCCGCCGCCGACGCGGTCACGGACGCGGGCGTGCTGCCGGTCGTCGCGGCGGGCAATTCCGCCAGCGACGCCTGCAACGTCTCGCCGGCGTCCGCCTCGCGCGTCCTGACCGTCGGGGCGGTCACCCGGTACGACGAGGAGAGCGACTTCTCCAACTACGGCAGTTGCCTGACCCTCTACGCGCCCGGCGGCGCCATCGTCTCCGCGAAGCTCGGCGGCGGCAGCGTGGCCCTCGACGGCACCTCGATGGCTGCCCCGCACGTCACCGGTGTCGCGGTCCTCTACAAGGCCAAGAACCCGGCCGCGACGCCCGAGGACATCAACGAGTTCATCGAGCAGGAGTCCAGCAAGGACGTCCTGAGCAAGCTCAGCCCGGCCAGCCCGAACAAGCTGCTCTACACCGCCGGTCTCTGA
- a CDS encoding protease inhibitor I9 family protein yields the protein MRIRLSRTLTVAVAVLAAVAALPVAAATADVPEPVPHTAPADHATYIVTVREEVDPAEVADRVGATPVHVYRIVLHGFSARLSHAQVKALREMQDVESVEEDGRAIGFGTGF from the coding sequence ATGCGCATCCGTCTGAGCCGAACCCTGACCGTGGCCGTCGCCGTACTGGCCGCCGTCGCCGCCCTGCCGGTGGCCGCGGCCACCGCCGACGTACCGGAACCCGTACCGCACACGGCTCCCGCCGACCACGCCACGTACATCGTCACCGTGCGGGAGGAGGTCGACCCGGCCGAGGTGGCGGACCGGGTCGGTGCCACCCCCGTACACGTCTACCGCATCGTCCTGCACGGCTTCTCCGCCCGGCTGAGCCACGCCCAGGTCAAGGCCCTGCGGGAGATGCAGGACGTCGAGTCCGTGGAGGAGGACGGCCGGGCCATCGGCTTCGGCACCGGCTTCTGA
- a CDS encoding phosphoribosylanthranilate isomerase, translating to MTDAAGVFIKICGLKTAHDVDVAVAAGADAVGFVFAPGSPRTVDAATARELAARVPEGVLTVGVFRGQAVDEVRRFTEESGVRGVQLHGEEGPEDFAALRAGGRTLLRATAEHVKRCGEYGEDLLLLDAPDPGSGKPWNWGSADFTAPEGRWLLAGGLNPGNVREAVQVTGAWGVDVSSGVERERGVKSPELIRAFIEAARG from the coding sequence ATGACTGATGCGGCTGGCGTGTTCATCAAGATCTGCGGTCTGAAGACCGCGCACGACGTCGACGTGGCCGTGGCCGCCGGGGCCGATGCCGTCGGGTTCGTCTTCGCGCCCGGGAGTCCGCGGACGGTCGACGCCGCCACCGCGCGTGAGCTGGCCGCGCGGGTGCCCGAAGGGGTGCTCACCGTCGGGGTGTTCCGGGGGCAGGCCGTCGACGAGGTGCGGCGGTTCACCGAGGAGAGCGGGGTGCGGGGCGTCCAGCTGCACGGCGAGGAGGGCCCCGAGGACTTCGCGGCGCTGCGCGCCGGGGGCCGGACCCTGCTGCGGGCCACCGCCGAGCACGTGAAGCGCTGCGGTGAGTACGGCGAGGACCTGCTGCTGCTGGACGCGCCCGACCCGGGCTCCGGCAAGCCGTGGAACTGGGGATCGGCCGACTTCACCGCCCCCGAGGGGCGCTGGCTGCTGGCCGGCGGGCTGAACCCGGGCAACGTGCGGGAGGCGGTCCAGGTGACCGGCGCCTGGGGCGTGGACGTGTCCAGCGGGGTGGAGCGGGAGCGCGGCGTGAAGTCGCCGGAGCTGATCCGCGCCTTCATCGAGGCGGCCAGGGGCTAG
- a CDS encoding helix-turn-helix domain-containing protein, translating into MNHTRWKLARERTAANGYVESAEVRAERAEIRLAMAFARAVYERRKALGLSQAQLAERAGLTQAKISRVEGADGVPTLPLLRRLAHALDAGLSIALDEDHEEVTFVARPAA; encoded by the coding sequence ATGAACCACACCCGCTGGAAGCTGGCCCGCGAGAGGACGGCCGCAAACGGGTACGTCGAGTCGGCCGAGGTGCGGGCCGAGCGGGCGGAGATCCGGCTCGCCATGGCCTTCGCCAGGGCCGTGTACGAGCGGCGCAAGGCCTTGGGGCTGTCCCAGGCACAACTGGCCGAACGGGCCGGGCTCACCCAGGCAAAGATCTCCCGGGTGGAGGGCGCCGACGGGGTGCCGACACTGCCCCTGCTGCGCCGCCTCGCGCACGCACTGGACGCCGGCCTGAGCATCGCCCTCGACGAGGACCACGAAGAGGTCACCTTCGTCGCACGCCCCGCCGCCTGA
- the groL gene encoding chaperonin GroEL (60 kDa chaperone family; promotes refolding of misfolded polypeptides especially under stressful conditions; forms two stacked rings of heptamers to form a barrel-shaped 14mer; ends can be capped by GroES; misfolded proteins enter the barrel where they are refolded when GroES binds), which translates to MAKIIAFDEEARRGLERGMNQLADAVKVTLGPKGRNVVLEKKWGAPTITNDGVSIAKEIELEDPYEKIGAELVKEVAKKTDDVAGDGTTTATVLAQALVREGLRNVAAGANPMALKRGIEKAVEAVSAALLAQAKDVETKEQIASTASISAADTQIGELIAEAMDKVGKEGVITVEESQTFGLELELTEGMRFDKGYISAYFATDMERMESSLDDPYILIVNSKIGSVKDLLPLLEKVMQSGKPLLIIAEDVEGEALSTLVVNKIRGTFKSVAVKAPGFGDRRKAMLGDIAILTGGTVISEEVGLKLENAGLDLLGRARKVVITKDETTIVDGAGDSDQVAGRVNQIRAEIENSDSDYDREKLQERLAKLAGGVAVIKAGAATEVELKERKHRIEDAVRNAKAAVEEGIVAGGGVALLQASAVFEKLELEGDEATGANAVKLALEAPLKQIAVNGGLEGGVVVEKVRNLPIGHGLNAATGEYVDMIAEGIIDPAKVTRSALQNAASIAALFLTTEAVIADKPEKAGAPAGGGMPGGDMDF; encoded by the coding sequence ATGGCCAAGATCATTGCGTTCGACGAGGAGGCCCGCCGCGGCCTCGAGCGTGGGATGAACCAGCTCGCCGACGCCGTCAAGGTCACCCTTGGCCCCAAGGGTCGCAACGTCGTCCTTGAGAAGAAGTGGGGCGCCCCCACGATCACCAACGATGGTGTCTCCATCGCCAAGGAGATCGAGCTCGAGGACCCGTACGAGAAGATCGGCGCCGAGCTGGTCAAGGAAGTCGCCAAGAAGACGGACGACGTCGCCGGCGACGGTACGACCACCGCCACCGTGCTGGCCCAGGCGCTCGTCCGCGAGGGCCTGCGCAACGTGGCCGCCGGTGCCAACCCGATGGCCCTCAAGCGTGGTATCGAGAAGGCCGTCGAGGCCGTCTCCGCCGCCCTGCTGGCGCAGGCCAAGGATGTCGAGACCAAGGAGCAGATCGCTTCGACGGCCTCCATCTCCGCCGCCGACACCCAGATCGGCGAGCTCATCGCCGAGGCCATGGACAAGGTCGGCAAGGAAGGCGTCATCACCGTCGAGGAGTCGCAGACCTTCGGTCTGGAGCTCGAGCTCACCGAGGGCATGCGCTTCGACAAGGGCTACATCTCGGCGTACTTCGCCACCGACATGGAGCGCATGGAGTCGTCCCTCGACGACCCGTACATCCTGATCGTCAACTCCAAGATCGGCTCGGTCAAGGACCTGCTGCCGCTCCTGGAGAAGGTCATGCAGTCCGGCAAGCCGCTGCTGATCATCGCCGAGGACGTCGAGGGCGAGGCGCTCTCCACCCTCGTCGTCAACAAGATCCGTGGCACCTTCAAGTCCGTCGCCGTCAAGGCCCCGGGCTTCGGTGACCGCCGCAAGGCCATGCTCGGCGACATCGCCATCCTCACGGGCGGCACGGTCATCTCCGAGGAGGTCGGCCTCAAGCTGGAGAACGCCGGTCTCGACCTGCTCGGCCGCGCCCGCAAGGTCGTCATCACCAAGGACGAGACCACCATCGTCGACGGTGCCGGTGACAGCGACCAGGTCGCCGGTCGCGTGAACCAGATCCGCGCCGAGATCGAGAACTCCGACTCGGACTACGACCGCGAGAAGCTCCAGGAGCGCCTCGCGAAGCTGGCCGGCGGCGTGGCCGTCATCAAGGCCGGCGCCGCGACCGAGGTCGAGCTCAAGGAGCGCAAGCACCGCATCGAGGACGCCGTTCGCAACGCGAAGGCGGCCGTCGAGGAGGGCATCGTCGCCGGTGGTGGCGTGGCGCTGCTGCAGGCCTCCGCGGTCTTCGAGAAGCTGGAGCTCGAGGGTGACGAGGCGACCGGCGCCAACGCCGTGAAGCTCGCGCTGGAGGCCCCGCTCAAGCAGATCGCCGTCAACGGTGGTCTCGAGGGTGGCGTCGTCGTCGAGAAGGTGCGCAACCTGCCGATCGGTCACGGCCTCAACGCCGCGACCGGCGAGTACGTCGACATGATCGCCGAGGGCATCATCGACCCGGCGAAGGTCACGCGCTCCGCGCTGCAGAACGCCGCGTCGATCGCCGCGCTGTTCCTGACGACCGAGGCCGTCATCGCCGACAAGCCCGAGAAGGCCGGTGCCCCCGCGGGCGGCGGCATGCCGGGTGGTGACATGGACTTCTGA
- a CDS encoding cold-shock protein, producing MAQGTVKWFNAEKGYGFIAVDGGADVFVHYSAIQMDGYRTLEEGQRVEFEISQGQKGPQADMVKLALG from the coding sequence ATGGCTCAGGGCACCGTCAAGTGGTTCAACGCGGAGAAGGGCTACGGCTTCATCGCGGTCGACGGTGGTGCGGATGTGTTCGTCCACTACAGCGCCATCCAGATGGACGGGTACCGCACCCTTGAAGAGGGTCAGCGGGTCGAGTTCGAGATCTCGCAGGGCCAGAAGGGTCCGCAGGCGGACATGGTCAAGCTCGCACTCGGCTAG
- a CDS encoding MoaD/ThiS family protein, producing MSVNVRIPTILRTYTGGAAEVPAEGANLAEVIESLEKSHPGIAARVLDDQGKLRRFVNVYVNDDDVRFEGGLQAATPDGSGVSIIPAVAGGC from the coding sequence ATGAGCGTCAACGTCCGCATCCCCACCATCCTGCGCACCTACACCGGCGGCGCCGCCGAGGTCCCGGCCGAGGGCGCGAACCTCGCCGAGGTCATCGAGTCCCTGGAGAAGAGCCACCCGGGCATCGCCGCGCGCGTCCTGGACGACCAGGGCAAGCTGCGCCGTTTCGTGAACGTCTACGTCAACGACGACGACGTGCGCTTCGAGGGCGGGCTGCAGGCGGCGACGCCGGACGGCTCCGGTGTCTCGATCATCCCGGCCGTCGCGGGCGGTTGCTGA
- the thrC gene encoding threonine synthase, protein MAAQTVATSVDLGPATGLSCRECGTRFELGPIFACAECFGPLEVAYDLPTGDPDALRAAIEAGPNNIWRYAPLLPVPADVASKPSLNPGFTKLVDAQNLAKELGVTGKLYVKDDSGNPTHSFKDRVVAIAVEAARAFGFTTLSCSSTGNLAGAVGAAAARAGFRSCVFIPHDLEQGKVVMAGVYGGDLVGIEGNYDDVNRFCSELIGDPLGEGWGFVNVNLRPYYGEGSKTLAYEICEQLGWQLPDQLVIPIASGSQLTKIDKGLQELIKLGLVEDKPYKIFGAQAEGCSPVSTAFKAGHDVVRPQKPNTIAKSLAIGNPADGPYVLDIARRTGGFVEDVNDEQVVEAIKILAQTEGIFAETAGGVTVGVTKKLIENGQLDPTLTTVVLNTGDGLKTLEAVAADSGQTATIRPSLDAFRAAGLV, encoded by the coding sequence ATGGCTGCACAGACTGTCGCCACCTCTGTTGATCTCGGACCTGCCACCGGCCTTTCCTGTCGTGAGTGCGGTACCCGCTTCGAGCTCGGCCCCATCTTCGCGTGCGCCGAGTGCTTCGGACCGCTGGAAGTCGCCTACGACCTTCCGACCGGTGACCCCGATGCCCTGCGTGCCGCGATCGAGGCCGGCCCGAACAACATCTGGCGCTACGCGCCGCTGCTGCCCGTCCCCGCGGACGTCGCCTCCAAGCCGAGCCTGAACCCGGGCTTCACCAAGCTCGTGGACGCCCAGAACCTGGCCAAGGAGCTGGGTGTCACCGGCAAGCTGTACGTCAAGGACGACTCCGGCAACCCGACGCACTCCTTCAAGGACCGCGTCGTGGCCATCGCCGTCGAGGCCGCCCGCGCCTTCGGCTTCACCACCCTCTCCTGCTCCTCGACCGGCAACCTGGCCGGCGCCGTCGGCGCCGCGGCCGCCCGGGCCGGCTTCCGCTCCTGCGTGTTCATCCCGCACGACCTGGAGCAGGGCAAGGTCGTCATGGCCGGCGTGTACGGCGGCGACCTGGTCGGCATCGAGGGCAACTACGACGACGTCAACCGCTTCTGCTCCGAGCTCATCGGCGACCCGCTGGGCGAGGGCTGGGGCTTCGTCAACGTGAACCTCCGCCCGTACTACGGCGAGGGTTCCAAGACCCTGGCGTACGAGATCTGCGAGCAGCTCGGCTGGCAGCTGCCCGACCAGCTGGTGATCCCGATCGCGTCCGGCTCGCAGCTGACGAAGATCGACAAGGGTCTGCAGGAGCTGATCAAGCTCGGTCTCGTCGAGGACAAGCCGTACAAGATCTTCGGCGCCCAGGCCGAGGGCTGCTCCCCGGTGTCCACCGCCTTCAAGGCCGGTCACGACGTGGTCCGCCCGCAGAAGCCGAACACCATCGCCAAGTCCCTCGCGATCGGCAACCCGGCGGACGGCCCGTACGTCCTGGACATCGCGCGCCGCACCGGTGGCTTCGTCGAGGACGTCAACGACGAGCAGGTCGTCGAGGCGATCAAGATCCTCGCGCAGACCGAGGGCATCTTCGCCGAGACCGCGGGCGGCGTGACCGTCGGCGTGACGAAGAAGCTGATCGAGAACGGGCAGCTCGACCCGACGCTGACCACCGTGGTCCTCAACACCGGTGACGGCCTCAAGACCCTGGAGGCGGTGGCCGCGGACAGCGGGCAGACCGCCACCATCCGCCCGAGCCTGGACGCGTTCCGCGCCGCCGGCCTGGTCTGA